Genomic DNA from Anaerolineae bacterium:
CATTAGCTTATTATCGGGAGAAAGGGTTACCAATTGTTGTTTTTCGCCTCTTCAATACTATCGGGCCACGCCAGAGTGGACAATATGGAATGGTTGTACCACGTTTTGTCCAACAAGCTTTAGAAGGGAGGCCAATCACGGTCTATGGGGATGGGAGTCAAAGTCGTTGTTTTTTGCACGTCAACGATGCGGTTCATGCCCTGCTTGGATTGGCGGAGGCGGAAACTGCCCTGGGCAATGTTTATAATGTCGGCTCTCAGGAGGAGATATCTATCAAAGAATTGGCTGCGCTGGTGGTGAAAACAGTTAAGCAACTACACGAGGAGGGAAAGATTTTCTCGCCTCTCAAAAAAAAGAGCAGCCCAGAAATTGTCTATATTCCTTACGAGCAAGCTTATACTTCAGGATTTGAGGATATGGCCCGGCGCGTGCCGGATATTTCCAAAATTCAACGAGCAATTGGTTGGATGCCACAAATTACGTTGGCAGATGCAGTCAAAGACATTGTTCTCAGCACCTCCCTGAGACAGACATAATTATGAGAGAGGCATGATTTGAGCAACCACCGCAGATTTCTTTTTGAGCTTCTTCTTGTTGTTGGAACGATCTCAGCGTTGGTGGGATTATATCGAACGAATTATCTCTATGCTCAACGACAGCCTGGTGGCAATGATTTTCTGGCACGCTGGATGGGAGCAAGATATTGGCTCATTGAAGGGATCAGCCCTTACGATGAACGGGTAAGTCTAGCCACACAGATTGTTATTTATGGAAGGCCGGCAGACAAAACCAAAGGAGAGGATATCGCTCATTTTGTCTATCCTCTGCCGGTGATGATTTTTATTGCTCCTTTTGCACTTTTT
This window encodes:
- a CDS encoding dTDP-glucose 4,6-dehydratase → MMDLSSSSISSSSRVLITGGAGFIGSHLAEALLAQGHQVTIIDDLSTGKFENIAHLCQHPRFRFAIDNIMNEIVLDRLASECDVIFHLAAAVGVKLIVDQPVRTIETNVNGTMAVLRAAVRYRAKVLIASTSEVYGKGTRVPFSEDDDIVLGSTSRSRWSYAASKMIDEFLALAYYREKGLPIVVFRLFNTIGPRQSGQYGMVVPRFVQQALEGRPITVYGDGSQSRCFLHVNDAVHALLGLAEAETALGNVYNVGSQEEISIKELAALVVKTVKQLHEEGKIFSPLKKKSSPEIVYIPYEQAYTSGFEDMARRVPDISKIQRAIGWMPQITLADAVKDIVLSTSLRQT